The genomic region TTCGTTATCGGAAAAAATGGTAAAGCAGTTAGAAGAATCAAATCTGTGGAAAAAGAAAAATGATTACGGTTCAGATTGGAAATTAATATCCGATCATGTACGGGAAAGAGATGAATATACTTGCCAGAACTGTCAGGCTATCGAAAAAGAAAAACATTTCGATGTTCATCATAAAATCCCCTTTCGTTCGTTTGTTTCCAAAAAAGAAGCCAATAAACTGGATAATCTGATCACACTCTGTCCTGCCTGTCATCGAGAAGCAGAGAAACAGATCTTCATTCAAAGCGGTCTCGCAGGTTTATCTTATCTTCTGGGAAATATTGCTCCTTTATTTCTAATGTGTGACCGGAAAGACATCAGAGTTCATCAGGAATTTGCTTCCAAACTTGCTGTCAAACGACCGACAATTATCTTCAATGACAGCATTCCTGGTGGAATCGGATTGAGTGAAAAATTATTTAAAATTCACCAGAAATTGCTCGAAGAAGCTTTTTCAGTTGTCTCGAATTGCGAATGTAAAGACGGTTGTCCTGCTTGTGTCGGTCCGGTTGCGGAGAATGGAATGGGAGCGAAGGATGAGGTGCTGGAGATGTTGAGGTTGCTGAAACATTAATTCGACTTGAAAGCGAAGCGTCGAGTCGAAACAAAAATCCAACAAACTGATTTCGTGTCGTCGCACCTTACAACTCGAATAAGGATTGTCGAAAATAACATGCCGGAATTAGAAAACTTATTAAAAGATGCACTTCCGAAAATGAAAAAACCGGAAGAAAAAAAAATCCTTTCTGATAAAGATGTTCATAGTTTAGTAACGGGAAAATATCTTTCAGAAAATGAGAAAATATTCTGCGTTGATTATTTTGAAAAACTACCATTCAACTTCGATTCTGTCGAAATACAAGAATTCAAAATCCCGCAAATAGTCGAAAAATGGGCTGGGATACAAAATATCAAATTGGATGATCTTCTTTTCATAGATACGGAAACAACCGGATTAGCCGGAGGAACCGGAACACTCGCTTTTTTAGTCGGGATCGGATTTTTCAGTGATGATCATTTCTTCGTAAAACAATTTTTTATGACCGATCCATCTGCGGAAATTTTTTTGATAAATGCTCTTGAAAAAGAATTCAGGGAATTTTCAGTGTTTGTCAGTTTCAACGGGAAAAGTTTTGATATTCCACTTTTAAAAACCCGATTTATTCTCAATCAGAAAAATCTGAAACAGATGGAAAATCTCGATCTGCTGCATCTTTCTCGAAGGTTATGGAAGAATGTTCTGGACAATTGTACACTTCAGAATTTAGAGAAACAAATCCTGCAAAAAAAACGCGATCTATCAAACGACATTCCTGGTAGTGAAATTCCGCAGGTTTATTTCGATTATCTAGAAAATAAAGATGCATCACTTCTGAAAAATGTTTTTCATCATAATAAGATCGACATTATTTCGATGGCTGCACTTTTGATCAAAATTTCTGAAACCTTGGATATTTCGGGGATCAGGAAAAATCTTCCTCAAAAAAATTTGTTTGAGATTGGAAGGTTGTTTGAGGATTGTGAAAACCTTGATTCAGCACGAGAAATATTTGAAATCGAATTAAAGAAAAATCCGCAAAATGTAAAATGTTTGAAGCAACTTTCGTTTCTTTACAAAAAATATGAGCAGATCGAAAAAGCAGAAAAACTCTGGCTGCAAGCAGCAAATTCGGATGAAATTTACGCTTTTATCGAGTTGGCAAAAATTGAAGAACATCGCAGGCATAATTATCAGAAAGCTCTGCAGTACACAGAAAAAGCGATTACTCTCGTTAAACAAAGTTATATTTTTGAGATGAGTGTGATCGATGAGTTAATTCATCGGTACAAAAGGTTAAAGAAGAAAATCAAGACTGGACTTCATCAACTTTAGTTCGATGGAGTTTATTTTCGATCTCTTTTTACTGTTCTCAACTCCATCCGTCAAAAGCCGGATGAAGTAGAGTCCAGCAAGATGGAAAATTTATGAAACAAAAAATTACAATTTCAGTGCGGGAACTTGCTGAATACACTCATCGCAGCGGTGATTTGAATTTGGAAGCATTCACCAGTTCAAGTCGGGCAGTTACTGGAATTAGAGTTCATCAGAAAATCCAGAAATCACGACCTGAAGAATATCAGAAAGAAGTTTTTGTTTCATGGCAGATCGAAACGGAAAATTTCCAGGTAGAGATAAAAGGCAGGATCGATGGAGTTTTTGTTTATCCTGATAAAATTATCATAGAAGAGATCAAAACTACGGATAGAAATCTTGATTCTTTACAGAAAAAAGAAAATCCTGTTCATTGGGCACAAGCAAAAATATATGCTTACATTTATGCATCTAAAGATTGTTTGGAAACCATAGATATTCGATTAACATATTTTCATCTCGAGTCAAAAGAAATCAAGGAAATCACGAAAACCTTTTCTATAAAAGAATTGGAAGGATTCTTCCAAACACTTTTCCAAAAATATTTAGTTTGGATGAAGCGATTATTCGATTATCGAAATCTGCGTGATGAAACAATTCGAAAATTAGATTTTCCATTTGAAAAATACCGTCCCGGTCAGCGAAAAATGGCAATGGAAGTTTACCGAAATATCCGCGATTCCGGACAATTGATCGTGCAGGCTTCTACCGGAATTGGTAAAACAGCAGCAGTCCTCTTTCCTGCGATCAAAACATTTCCTGAAAAACATTCCACAAAAATATTCTATCTGACACCAAAAACGACCGGTAAAGAAGCAGCAGAAAAATCCTTCCAAAAAATGAAGGAAAAAGGATTGAACTTTACATTTTTGACCTTAACTGCCAAAGACAAGATCTGCCCTAATCCGGAAAATGCCTGTAATGGTGAAGAATGCAGTTTTGCCAGAGGATTTTATGATCGGATCGATGCTGCACTGAATGATATTTTTCAGGAAAATTCTCTCACACGAGAAATAGTTGAAAAATACAGCCAAACACACAAAGTGT from Candidatus Cloacimonadota bacterium harbors:
- a CDS encoding DEAD/DEAH box helicase; this encodes MKQKITISVRELAEYTHRSGDLNLEAFTSSSRAVTGIRVHQKIQKSRPEEYQKEVFVSWQIETENFQVEIKGRIDGVFVYPDKIIIEEIKTTDRNLDSLQKKENPVHWAQAKIYAYIYASKDCLETIDIRLTYFHLESKEIKEITKTFSIKELEGFFQTLFQKYLVWMKRLFDYRNLRDETIRKLDFPFEKYRPGQRKMAMEVYRNIRDSGQLIVQASTGIGKTAAVLFPAIKTFPEKHSTKIFYLTPKTTGKEAAEKSFQKMKEKGLNFTFLTLTAKDKICPNPENACNGEECSFARGFYDRIDAALNDIFQENSLTREIVEKYSQTHKVCPFEFSLAISLWSDCIICDYNYAFDPRIYLRRFFDEENLKKDDRFVFLIDEAHNLVDRARSMFSADLYKKNILEIRKEIKEKLPEIYKNLGKTNSWLLKMRKQSEESGGYFNEDELTEELIPILRKFLKSTEK